In one Halorubrum sp. CBA1229 genomic region, the following are encoded:
- the tmcA gene encoding tRNA(Met) cytidine acetyltransferase TmcA: MIAGLARDAKREAEAANERRVLVCAGDHDRGIDAAYDAIEAVDPDSTAVVSTRDGFRFEEHRPRNADELLGRTREIVVLDCHERFVPNALGRCVGAVDGGGLLVLLTPALDEWPAVRDRFDDSLAVPPYTIDDVTGRFRERLVDTLRAHPGIAIVSLGEDGGEDDVVERDGLTGGPVDGAGPRSQPTVPPDATFPAAAYEACLTADQVRAVRAFESLSTPGNAVVVEADRGRGKSSAAGLAAGALALAGADVLVTAPAARNAAEVFARAEELIGGSDAESDGAPLGENRRVDAPGGGRVRYLPPAEAAELPGDPDVAIVDEAAALPVRLLEGFLDGSLSVAFCTTVHGYEGAGRGFAIRFRERLLDGPLAVRDVRLDEPIRYARNDPVEAWASRALLLDARPAVDEAVAGTAVADATYRTLAPDDLLADETLLGEAFGLLVAAHYRTEPNDLARLLDAPNLSARALVAEGRVVAVALLAREGGLDAETRRAMYEGERVRGNMVPDVLTSQLRDEGAAEPRGIRTVRIATHHAVRDEGFGSRLLEEIHAEFGGAGGGVDGAGGGDRDEVDYFSVGYGATPRLLRFWRRAGYRTVHLSTSRNDASGEYSAIMVRPVTAAGRDLLDRHAAAFRDRERDGLSDAHRDVDPDVVAGVLRACPAPVPVDLTETEWRSVVGASFGPGMYDSAPGAFRDLAMAALVGVDDGSEAGSALDARERRLLVRKVLQGRPGASVADELGYVSTAACMRALGDAYEPLVERYGTELALSERDRFTVE, from the coding sequence ATGATCGCGGGGCTCGCGCGGGACGCGAAACGAGAGGCGGAGGCGGCGAACGAGCGGCGCGTCCTCGTGTGCGCCGGCGACCACGACCGCGGGATCGACGCGGCGTACGACGCGATCGAGGCGGTCGACCCCGACTCGACCGCCGTCGTCTCGACGCGCGATGGGTTCCGGTTCGAGGAGCACCGGCCACGGAACGCGGACGAGCTGCTCGGGCGCACCCGCGAGATCGTCGTCCTCGACTGTCACGAGCGGTTCGTCCCGAACGCGCTCGGCCGGTGCGTCGGCGCGGTCGACGGCGGCGGCCTCCTCGTCCTCCTGACGCCGGCGCTCGACGAGTGGCCGGCGGTCCGCGACCGCTTCGACGACTCGCTGGCGGTCCCGCCGTATACCATCGACGACGTCACGGGGCGCTTTCGCGAGCGGTTGGTCGACACACTGCGCGCGCACCCGGGGATCGCGATCGTCTCGCTCGGGGAGGACGGCGGCGAGGACGACGTCGTCGAGCGGGACGGGCTGACCGGCGGGCCGGTAGACGGAGCCGGCCCGAGAAGCCAACCGACCGTCCCGCCGGACGCGACGTTCCCCGCCGCGGCGTACGAGGCGTGTCTCACGGCCGATCAGGTCCGGGCGGTGCGCGCGTTCGAGTCGCTGTCGACCCCCGGCAACGCGGTCGTCGTTGAGGCCGACCGCGGGCGGGGGAAGTCGAGCGCGGCGGGGCTCGCGGCGGGCGCGCTCGCGCTCGCCGGCGCCGACGTGCTCGTCACCGCCCCCGCGGCCCGCAACGCCGCCGAGGTGTTCGCGCGGGCCGAGGAGCTGATCGGGGGATCCGACGCCGAAAGCGACGGGGCTCCGCTCGGGGAGAACCGCCGCGTCGACGCGCCGGGCGGCGGGCGCGTGCGGTACCTGCCGCCCGCCGAGGCCGCGGAGCTGCCCGGCGACCCCGACGTCGCGATCGTCGACGAGGCGGCCGCCCTCCCGGTGCGGCTGCTGGAGGGGTTCCTCGACGGGTCGCTCTCGGTCGCGTTCTGCACGACGGTCCACGGCTACGAGGGGGCCGGCCGCGGCTTCGCGATCCGGTTCCGCGAGCGGCTGCTCGACGGCCCGCTCGCGGTGCGGGACGTCCGCCTCGACGAGCCGATCCGGTACGCGCGGAACGACCCGGTCGAGGCGTGGGCGTCGCGGGCGCTCCTGCTCGACGCGCGGCCGGCGGTCGACGAGGCGGTCGCGGGAACGGCGGTGGCGGACGCGACGTACCGGACGCTCGCGCCCGACGACCTGCTCGCGGACGAGACCCTGCTCGGGGAGGCGTTCGGACTGCTCGTCGCCGCTCACTACCGCACCGAGCCGAACGACCTCGCGCGGCTGCTCGACGCTCCGAACCTCTCGGCGCGGGCGCTCGTCGCCGAGGGGCGGGTCGTCGCGGTCGCGCTGCTCGCGCGCGAGGGCGGGCTGGACGCCGAGACCCGCCGAGCGATGTACGAGGGCGAGCGCGTCCGCGGCAACATGGTGCCGGACGTGCTCACGAGCCAACTTCGCGACGAGGGCGCCGCCGAGCCGCGGGGGATTCGGACCGTCCGGATCGCGACCCACCACGCCGTCCGGGACGAGGGGTTCGGCTCCCGCCTGCTGGAGGAGATCCACGCCGAGTTCGGCGGGGCGGGCGGTGGGGTCGACGGCGCGGGGGGCGGCGACCGGGACGAGGTCGACTACTTCTCGGTCGGCTACGGCGCGACCCCGCGCCTGCTCCGGTTCTGGCGGCGGGCGGGCTACCGGACCGTCCACCTCTCGACCTCCCGCAACGACGCCTCCGGCGAGTACTCGGCGATCATGGTGCGACCGGTGACCGCGGCCGGCCGGGACCTGCTCGACCGCCACGCCGCCGCCTTCCGCGACCGCGAGCGCGACGGGCTCTCCGACGCCCACCGCGACGTCGACCCCGACGTGGTCGCCGGCGTGCTCCGCGCCTGCCCGGCGCCGGTCCCCGTTGACCTGACCGAGACCGAGTGGCGCTCCGTCGTCGGCGCGTCGTTCGGCCCCGGGATGTACGACAGCGCCCCCGGCGCGTTCCGCGACCTGGCGATGGCGGCGCTCGTCGGCGTGGACGACGGCTCCGAGGCGGGCTCGGCCCTCGACGCCCGCGAGCGACGCCTGCTCGTCCGGAAGGTGTTACAGGGTCGGCCGGGCGCGTCGGTCGCCGACGAGCTCGGCTACGTCTCCACGGCCGCTTGCATGCGCGCGCTCGGCGACGCGTACGAGCCGCTCGTCGAGCGGTACGGGACGGAGCTCGCGCTCTCGGAGCGCGACCGGTTCACCGTCGAGTGA
- a CDS encoding UPF0179 family protein, with translation MTTVTLIGTRLADTGREFVYEGESPDCEGCPYRSQCLNLSEGTRYRVTGIRENAQVLDCAVHDAGVRAVEVEPAPVPANVPSKQAYAGSRVSLAGPCPHTECPSHGYCVPDGADFDDERVIDQVLGEPPHDTCALDRDLTLVEFRAEDE, from the coding sequence ATGACCACGGTCACGCTCATCGGTACGCGGCTCGCGGACACGGGGCGCGAGTTCGTCTACGAGGGGGAGTCGCCCGACTGCGAGGGGTGCCCCTACCGGAGCCAGTGTCTCAACCTCTCAGAGGGGACCCGGTACCGCGTGACGGGGATCCGCGAGAACGCGCAGGTTCTCGACTGCGCCGTCCACGACGCCGGCGTCCGGGCGGTCGAAGTCGAGCCCGCGCCGGTCCCAGCGAACGTCCCGTCGAAGCAGGCGTACGCCGGCAGCCGCGTCTCGCTCGCGGGGCCGTGCCCGCACACCGAGTGCCCGAGCCACGGCTACTGCGTCCCCGACGGCGCCGACTTCGACGACGAGCGCGTGATCGACCAGGTGCTCGGCGAGCCGCCGCACGACACCTGCGCGCTCGACCGGGACCTGACGCTAGTGGAGTTCCGAGCGGAAGACGAGTAG
- a CDS encoding nucleoside phosphorylase, with the protein MAKQPHLLVEEGDVHEIAVIPGDPGRVDRIADLCDDSELVAQNREYKVVNASYEGTDLTICSTGIGCPSAAIAVEELSRVGVETFLRCGTCGALQADMEVGDMVVATGAAKEEGTSKRYESVEYPAVPDYDALRELVGAAEANDEEIHVGPIVSDDAFYNEDESYVADWNDANLLAIEMEAATVFALARRKGLRAGAICTVDGNLVAGTQKGADSDDELPEKAKDNVERAIRITLNAVTEL; encoded by the coding sequence ATGGCGAAACAGCCGCACCTGCTGGTCGAGGAGGGCGACGTCCACGAGATCGCGGTCATCCCCGGCGACCCGGGCCGCGTCGACCGGATCGCGGATCTGTGCGACGACAGCGAGCTCGTCGCGCAGAACCGCGAGTACAAGGTCGTCAACGCGAGCTACGAGGGGACCGACCTCACGATCTGCTCGACCGGGATCGGCTGCCCGTCGGCCGCGATCGCCGTCGAGGAGCTCTCGCGGGTCGGCGTCGAGACGTTCCTCCGGTGCGGCACCTGCGGCGCCCTCCAGGCCGACATGGAGGTCGGCGACATGGTGGTCGCGACGGGCGCCGCCAAGGAGGAGGGGACGAGCAAGCGCTACGAGTCGGTCGAGTACCCCGCGGTCCCCGACTACGACGCGCTGCGCGAGCTGGTCGGCGCCGCCGAGGCCAACGACGAGGAGATCCACGTCGGCCCGATCGTCTCCGACGACGCGTTCTACAACGAGGACGAGTCGTACGTCGCCGACTGGAACGACGCGAACCTGCTCGCGATCGAGATGGAGGCCGCGACCGTCTTCGCGCTGGCGCGCCGCAAGGGGCTCCGGGCCGGCGCGATCTGTACCGTCGACGGGAACCTCGTCGCGGGCACCCAGAAGGGCGCGGACTCGGACGACGAGCTCCCGGAGAAGGCCAAGGACAACGTCGAACGCGCGATCCGGATCACGCTGAACGCGGTCACAGAGCTGTAG
- the hmgB gene encoding hydroxymethylglutaryl-CoA synthase, with translation MTEVGIDAVEIWTGKLKLDLPGTFAPEKGDDPEKYTKGLGLNNSSFPDVYEDIVTMGANAAKGLMDRKGLEPADIGRIDVATESAFDHSKPVSTYIAGCLEQVYDGDFTHANKGERKFACLAGTQAIDDAYNWIRAGRNRDRPAIVITTDTALYARGDPGEATQGAGAVAMLIDEDPSIVALSTDQGYGSKDETDFLKPNQQFPSVDGKRSVQVYLSRMREALEDYESVTDDIELDDFAYAPFHTPFPGMVRKAALLAYRHVIRDTEHEDELADEIGRQPREADFADREAYEAAIRDYMDELKTTDQYQTWYDTVVEPTLGLSREVGNWYTSSVHIARVSALRDALTRDRSFAGETLLVASYGSGAQAEIHAETIREGWRAEIEGLDIDDQLAERYDLTWEEYEDVHDVHEYDMDVEREIEEFTQPDGEFVFTGWGRMNERKYEYVE, from the coding sequence ATGACCGAAGTCGGCATCGACGCCGTCGAGATCTGGACCGGGAAGCTCAAGCTCGACTTACCGGGCACGTTCGCGCCGGAGAAGGGCGACGACCCGGAGAAGTACACGAAGGGGCTCGGGCTCAACAACTCCTCGTTCCCGGACGTCTACGAGGACATCGTCACGATGGGCGCGAACGCCGCGAAGGGGCTGATGGACCGGAAGGGGCTGGAGCCGGCGGACATCGGCCGGATCGACGTCGCCACCGAGTCGGCGTTCGACCACTCGAAGCCGGTGTCGACGTACATCGCGGGCTGTCTCGAACAGGTATACGACGGCGACTTCACCCACGCCAACAAGGGCGAGCGCAAGTTCGCCTGCCTGGCCGGCACGCAGGCCATCGACGACGCGTACAACTGGATCCGCGCCGGGCGGAACCGCGACCGGCCGGCGATCGTCATCACGACCGACACCGCGCTGTACGCCCGCGGCGACCCCGGTGAGGCGACGCAGGGCGCCGGCGCCGTCGCGATGCTGATCGACGAGGACCCCTCCATCGTCGCCCTCTCGACCGATCAGGGGTACGGCTCGAAGGACGAGACGGACTTCCTGAAACCGAACCAGCAGTTCCCGAGCGTCGACGGGAAACGCTCCGTGCAGGTGTACCTCTCCCGGATGCGGGAGGCGCTGGAGGACTACGAGTCCGTCACCGACGACATCGAACTCGACGACTTCGCGTACGCCCCGTTCCACACGCCGTTCCCGGGAATGGTCCGGAAGGCGGCCCTCTTGGCGTACCGGCACGTCATCCGCGACACGGAGCACGAGGACGAGCTCGCAGACGAGATCGGCCGCCAGCCGCGCGAGGCCGACTTCGCCGACCGCGAGGCGTACGAGGCGGCCATTCGCGACTACATGGACGAGCTGAAGACCACCGACCAGTACCAGACGTGGTACGACACCGTCGTGGAGCCGACGCTGGGGCTCTCCCGGGAGGTCGGCAACTGGTACACGAGTTCGGTCCACATCGCCCGCGTCAGCGCGCTGCGCGACGCTCTGACGCGCGACCGGTCGTTCGCTGGCGAGACGCTGCTCGTCGCCTCGTACGGCTCCGGCGCACAGGCGGAGATCCACGCGGAGACGATCCGCGAGGGATGGCGCGCCGAAATCGAGGGGCTCGACATCGACGACCAGCTCGCCGAGCGATACGACCTCACGTGGGAGGAGTACGAGGACGTCCACGACGTCCACGAGTACGACATGGACGTGGAACGCGAGATCGAGGAGTTCACCCAGCCCGACGGGGAGTTCGTCTTCACCGGCTGGGGTCGGATGAACGAGCGGAAGTACGAGTACGTCGAGTAG
- a CDS encoding 30S ribosomal protein S19e: MVTIYDVPADALIEEVAARLEDRIDEPDWVEFAKSGSGKELPPEQEDFWYVRSASLLRKVAQNEPIGIERLATEYGSKKRGSNRYIVRPGRHSSGSRKLIRASLQALEEDGLVTTAAGEGRRLSDEGEAFLSEVAAEVFEDLDRPELERYA, from the coding sequence ATGGTAACCATCTACGACGTGCCGGCGGACGCCCTCATCGAGGAGGTCGCCGCACGACTCGAGGACCGGATCGACGAGCCTGACTGGGTCGAGTTCGCCAAGAGCGGCTCCGGCAAGGAGCTCCCGCCGGAACAGGAGGACTTCTGGTACGTGCGCTCCGCGAGCCTCCTCCGCAAGGTCGCCCAGAACGAGCCGATCGGCATCGAGCGGCTCGCCACCGAGTACGGCTCGAAGAAGCGCGGCTCGAACCGCTACATCGTCCGTCCCGGCCGCCACTCCTCGGGCTCCCGCAAGCTCATCCGCGCGTCGCTGCAGGCGCTCGAGGAGGACGGTCTTGTGACGACCGCCGCCGGCGAGGGCCGCCGCCTCTCCGACGAGGGCGAGGCGTTCCTCTCCGAGGTCGCCGCCGAGGTCTTCGAGGACCTCGACCGCCCGGAACTCGAACGCTACGCGTAG
- a CDS encoding metalloregulator ArsR/SmtB family transcription factor, translated as MSDGTVTDETADGTVACCAPPGDVDSDAMATDLRLLTAMANDTRYELLRRVATADDGVCVCDLEAAVGVSQSAVSQALSRLYTAGLVTRRKEGSWRYYEPTEATAVLLETLDDLRGSRE; from the coding sequence ATGAGTGATGGAACGGTCACCGACGAAACCGCGGACGGGACCGTCGCCTGCTGTGCACCGCCCGGAGACGTCGACTCGGACGCCATGGCGACGGACCTCCGACTACTGACCGCGATGGCGAACGACACGCGATACGAGCTGCTTCGCCGCGTCGCGACCGCCGACGACGGCGTCTGCGTCTGCGACCTCGAAGCCGCGGTCGGGGTCAGCCAGAGCGCCGTCAGCCAAGCGCTTTCCCGCCTGTACACCGCGGGACTGGTCACGCGCCGTAAAGAGGGGTCCTGGCGGTACTACGAACCGACCGAGGCGACTGCGGTTCTCCTCGAAACGCTCGACGACCTGCGAGGTAGCCGTGAGTAA
- a CDS encoding arsenite methyltransferase produces the protein MSNEPAADERDPEETRKMVRERYGAIAAGGTDCCGDVGVDVDDGGCCDGSEGATGSERLGYETDDIASVADGADLGLGCGNPKAFAEMAPGETVLDLGSGAGFDCFLAAREVSPGGRVIGVDMTPEMVSKARENVAKNDVDNVEFRLGEISHLPVADATVDVVISNCVVNLAPEKQPVFDDAYRVLKPGGRVAVSDVVRTAPFPDDVETDPDSLTGCVAGASTVSDLEAMLDSAGFEAIEIAPKDESTEFISDWDADRNLGDYLVSATIEARKPPRAP, from the coding sequence GTGAGTAACGAGCCGGCGGCCGACGAGCGCGACCCCGAAGAGACTCGGAAGATGGTGCGCGAACGCTACGGAGCCATCGCCGCGGGGGGGACGGACTGCTGCGGCGACGTCGGTGTCGACGTCGACGACGGCGGGTGCTGTGACGGCAGCGAAGGCGCGACCGGGAGCGAGCGCCTCGGGTACGAGACGGACGACATCGCGTCGGTCGCCGACGGTGCGGACCTCGGTCTCGGGTGCGGGAATCCGAAGGCGTTCGCCGAGATGGCGCCCGGCGAGACGGTGCTCGACCTCGGCTCAGGCGCGGGCTTCGACTGCTTTCTCGCCGCGCGGGAGGTCTCCCCGGGCGGCCGGGTCATCGGCGTCGACATGACCCCGGAGATGGTCTCGAAAGCGAGGGAGAACGTCGCGAAGAACGACGTCGACAACGTCGAGTTCCGGCTCGGCGAGATCAGTCACCTCCCCGTCGCCGACGCGACCGTCGACGTCGTCATCTCGAACTGCGTCGTCAACCTCGCCCCCGAAAAACAGCCCGTGTTCGACGACGCCTATCGCGTCCTCAAACCCGGCGGGCGCGTCGCCGTCTCGGACGTCGTCCGAACCGCGCCGTTCCCCGACGACGTCGAGACGGACCCGGACTCGCTCACCGGCTGCGTCGCCGGCGCGTCGACCGTTTCGGATCTCGAAGCGATGCTCGACAGCGCCGGCTTCGAGGCGATCGAGATCGCGCCCAAAGACGAGAGCACGGAGTTCATCAGCGATTGGGACGCCGACCGCAACCTCGGTGACTATCTCGTCTCGGCCACTATCGAGGCCCGGAAGCCGCCGCGAGCCCCCTGA
- the ppc gene encoding phosphoenolpyruvate carboxylase, giving the protein MELHNRDVRTDVRELGALVGDVLAAQASTEAYETVEALRNTAIRYRRGDAESRAGLHESVGELSSNREEIVARAFTTYFELINLAEERERVRAIRNADDEGALHDSFEATIAEFAEQGVEPDELRELLEDVLIEPTFTAHPTEARRATVKAKLRSIANHLEDLDERNLTDRERNAIWRDVTAEVTSLWGTRQVRQRRPEPEDEARNVGWYLENTLFDVVGDAYEEFEETISSEYDDVDCPKLFEFRSWAGSDRDGNPFVTPEVTDETLERQRAVAIEKYRDQCKRLSAVLSQDGERYAIDDRLTESLADDAERFPTVVEEARERYPDEPYRQKLRLMRERLDRVDDVRPGEYPDGDAFLADLNVIAESLRADGQDAVRESFVEPLRRQVDTFGFTLASLDLRDHRENHTEAVAEAVASEGVDYREMDEAAREEFLTEAILQDDPVIDPDEPGDVSETTERVLERFSELAGWQEEYGQQAIDTYCISMTEEPSHVLEVLFLADQVGAVSLPDHCGLDVVPLLETESALNGAERILGALFDNEAYATALEVRDDVQEVMLGYSDSNKENGFLAANWDLYENQRRIARFCREEDVTLRLFHGRGGSISRGGGPMNEALLALPNETVTGQVKFTEQGEAIAEKYANPRIAERELEQMLDAQIRARHEANEEPTEDVPEAWVDAMETMAPAARETYRDLLNTDGFVDYFGQATPISVVEDLNLGSRPASRSGERTVEDLRAIPWVFSWTQTRLILPGWYSLASGIDAYLDEVGEETGLETLREMYEEWPFFRTTLDNAGLALARTEPEIAAEYADLADDELRERFFPELIGEYERGRELVLSISGRDGLLRREWLEESLDRRNPYVDPLNLLQANLLGRTHRTEEEERTLRLTVNGIAAGMKNTG; this is encoded by the coding sequence ATGGAGTTGCACAATCGAGACGTGCGGACGGACGTCCGGGAGCTCGGCGCGCTCGTGGGGGACGTCCTCGCCGCACAGGCCTCCACGGAAGCGTACGAGACGGTGGAAGCGCTGCGGAACACGGCGATCCGATACCGGCGAGGGGACGCGGAGAGCCGAGCCGGGCTCCACGAGTCGGTCGGCGAGCTCTCGTCGAACCGCGAGGAGATCGTCGCCCGCGCGTTCACCACCTACTTCGAGCTGATCAACCTCGCCGAGGAGCGCGAGCGCGTGCGCGCCATCCGGAACGCCGACGACGAGGGCGCACTGCACGACTCCTTCGAGGCCACGATCGCGGAGTTCGCGGAGCAGGGCGTCGAGCCCGACGAGCTGCGCGAGCTGTTAGAGGACGTGCTCATCGAGCCGACGTTCACGGCCCACCCGACCGAGGCCCGCCGGGCGACGGTGAAGGCGAAGCTGCGGTCGATCGCCAACCACCTCGAGGACCTCGACGAGCGCAACCTCACCGACCGCGAGCGGAACGCGATCTGGCGCGACGTCACCGCCGAGGTGACGAGCCTCTGGGGCACCCGACAGGTGCGCCAGCGACGCCCGGAGCCGGAAGACGAGGCGCGCAACGTCGGCTGGTACCTGGAGAACACCCTCTTCGACGTCGTCGGCGACGCCTACGAGGAGTTCGAGGAGACCATCTCGAGCGAGTACGACGACGTCGACTGCCCGAAGCTGTTCGAGTTCCGCTCGTGGGCCGGCTCGGACCGCGACGGCAACCCCTTCGTCACGCCCGAGGTCACCGACGAGACGCTCGAGCGCCAGCGAGCGGTCGCCATCGAGAAGTACCGCGACCAGTGCAAGCGGCTCTCCGCCGTGTTGAGCCAGGACGGCGAGCGGTACGCGATCGACGACCGACTCACCGAGTCGCTCGCCGACGACGCCGAGCGGTTCCCGACCGTCGTCGAGGAGGCCCGCGAGCGCTACCCCGACGAGCCGTACCGCCAGAAGCTCCGGCTGATGCGCGAGCGGCTCGACCGCGTCGACGACGTCCGACCCGGCGAGTACCCCGACGGCGACGCCTTCCTCGCCGACCTCAACGTGATCGCCGAGTCGCTCCGGGCCGACGGGCAGGACGCGGTCCGCGAGTCGTTCGTCGAGCCGCTCCGCCGGCAGGTGGACACGTTCGGCTTCACGCTGGCCTCGCTCGACCTCCGCGACCACCGCGAGAACCACACCGAGGCCGTCGCCGAGGCGGTCGCGAGCGAGGGGGTCGACTACCGCGAGATGGACGAGGCGGCCCGCGAGGAGTTCCTCACCGAGGCCATCCTGCAGGACGACCCCGTCATCGACCCCGACGAGCCCGGCGACGTCTCCGAGACGACCGAGCGCGTGCTCGAGCGGTTCAGCGAGCTCGCCGGCTGGCAGGAGGAGTACGGCCAGCAGGCGATCGACACCTACTGCATCTCGATGACCGAGGAGCCGAGCCACGTGCTCGAGGTGCTCTTCCTGGCCGACCAGGTCGGCGCCGTCTCGCTGCCGGACCACTGCGGGCTCGACGTCGTCCCCCTGCTCGAGACCGAGTCCGCGCTCAACGGCGCCGAGCGCATCCTCGGGGCGCTGTTCGACAACGAGGCGTACGCGACCGCGCTGGAGGTCCGCGACGACGTGCAGGAGGTGATGCTCGGCTACTCCGACTCCAACAAGGAGAACGGCTTCCTCGCCGCGAACTGGGACCTCTACGAGAACCAGCGCCGGATCGCGCGGTTCTGCCGCGAGGAGGACGTCACGCTCCGGCTGTTCCACGGCCGCGGCGGCTCCATCTCGCGCGGCGGCGGCCCGATGAACGAGGCGCTGCTCGCGCTGCCGAACGAGACCGTCACCGGGCAGGTGAAGTTCACCGAGCAGGGCGAGGCGATCGCCGAGAAGTACGCCAACCCGCGGATCGCCGAGCGCGAGCTCGAGCAGATGCTCGACGCGCAGATCCGCGCCCGCCACGAGGCCAACGAGGAGCCCACCGAGGACGTCCCCGAGGCGTGGGTCGACGCGATGGAGACGATGGCGCCCGCGGCCCGCGAGACGTACCGCGACCTGCTGAACACGGACGGGTTCGTCGACTACTTCGGGCAGGCGACGCCCATCTCCGTCGTCGAGGACCTCAATCTCGGCTCGCGGCCCGCTTCCCGCTCCGGCGAGCGCACCGTCGAGGACCTGCGCGCGATCCCGTGGGTGTTCTCGTGGACCCAGACGCGGCTCATCCTCCCCGGCTGGTACTCGCTCGCCTCCGGCATCGACGCCTACCTCGACGAGGTCGGCGAGGAGACGGGACTCGAGACCCTCCGCGAGATGTACGAGGAGTGGCCGTTCTTCCGCACCACGCTCGACAACGCCGGGCTCGCGCTCGCTCGGACGGAGCCGGAGATCGCCGCCGAGTACGCCGACCTCGCCGACGACGAGCTCCGCGAGCGCTTCTTCCCGGAACTGATCGGCGAGTACGAGCGCGGACGCGAGCTCGTCCTCTCGATTAGCGGCCGCGACGGGCTCCTCCGGCGCGAGTGGCTCGAGGAGAGCCTCGACCGTCGGAACCCGTACGTCGACCCGCTGAACCTGCTGCAGGCGAACCTGCTCGGGCGTACGCACCGCACCGAGGAGGAGGAGCGCACCCTCCGGCTCACCGTCAACGGCATCGCCGCCGGGATGAAGAACACCGGATAG
- a CDS encoding ubiquinol-cytochrome c reductase iron-sulfur subunit: protein MSKSDKYPAESGRRRFVKGVVGGAALAGVGAMGSATVNTLTTAGGVGGGATVATTIRQTGGPAPRGLPQIPLQVTDDGFIEGIWPETQTETQEGQEVQVAKEQLGGKTYTGAWFQYCGVESQENIAPEFESDNLFRAAPGKYDWQDETYDAGERIHVDDFANYDTWGNGIGDDGVGKPASVTWRSEDAETNLNAIVIRSPRIEEAVANSDNEWLEASTDQGFIAYLNVCTHFCCIPDYKVLEESARYDAENGTYCVCHQSTYDPFTLEEALFIARPRPSE from the coding sequence ATGAGTAAGTCCGACAAGTATCCGGCCGAGTCCGGTCGGCGGCGCTTCGTCAAGGGCGTCGTCGGGGGCGCGGCCCTCGCGGGCGTCGGGGCGATGGGTTCGGCGACCGTGAACACGCTGACGACCGCCGGTGGGGTCGGCGGCGGGGCGACGGTCGCCACGACGATCAGGCAGACCGGCGGTCCGGCGCCGCGCGGGCTCCCGCAGATTCCCCTGCAGGTGACCGACGACGGGTTCATCGAGGGGATCTGGCCCGAGACGCAGACCGAAACCCAGGAGGGACAGGAAGTCCAAGTGGCGAAAGAGCAGCTGGGCGGGAAAACCTACACCGGCGCGTGGTTCCAGTACTGCGGCGTCGAGTCCCAAGAGAACATCGCGCCGGAGTTCGAGTCGGACAACCTGTTCCGCGCCGCCCCCGGGAAGTACGACTGGCAGGACGAGACGTACGACGCGGGCGAGCGGATCCACGTCGACGACTTCGCCAACTACGACACGTGGGGCAACGGGATCGGCGACGACGGCGTCGGGAAGCCGGCGTCCGTCACGTGGCGGTCCGAGGACGCCGAGACCAACCTGAACGCCATCGTCATCCGGTCGCCGCGGATCGAGGAGGCCGTCGCGAACTCGGACAACGAGTGGCTCGAGGCCTCCACCGATCAGGGGTTCATCGCGTACCTCAACGTCTGTACGCACTTCTGCTGTATTCCCGACTACAAGGTGTTAGAGGAGTCCGCCCGGTACGACGCCGAGAACGGGACCTACTGCGTCTGCCACCAGTCGACGTACGACCCGTTCACGCTCGAAGAGGCGCTGTTCATCGCCCGCCCGCGGCCGAGCGAGTAA